From the Fulvia fulva chromosome 2, complete sequence genome, one window contains:
- a CDS encoding Elongation factor 1-gamma 2, which translates to MGFGKIYSYEGNPRTTAILAVAKANGLDLELVHTEPGKVSDDYRKINKLGKVPTFQGQDGYVLSECIAIAIYLTSQNEKTALLGKTKQDYASILRWMSFANTELLPGLAGWFRPLLGKDAYNKKNIEDSKKRTQNNIKVLEDHLLVNTYLVGERLTLADIFTAAIVARGYDYVFDKAWRAQNPTVTRWFETVANQEIYKAVAGELKFIEKAIPDTPPKKEKEDKPKAEQSKKQEKKKEVAEEEEDEPVEKPKAKHPLEALPKATFVLDDWKRKYSNEETREVALPWFWENVNFEEYSIWRVDYKYNDELTMTFMTSNLVGGFFARLEASRKYLFGAASVFGVTNDSVVRGAFVVRGQEALPAFDVAPDYESYEFTKLDPTKKDDQEFVNDMWAWDKPIDVNGKPYEWADGKVFK; encoded by the exons ATGGGTTTCGGCAAGATCTACTCCTACGAG GGCAACCCACGCACCACCGCCATTCTCGCTGTTGCCAAGGCCAACGGCCTCGACCTCGAGCTGGTGCACACCGAGCCTGGCAAAGTCAGCGACGACTACAGGAAGATCAACAAGCTCGGCAAGGTCCCAACTTTCCAGGGCCAGGATGGCTACGTCCTGAGCGAGTGCATCGCCATTGCCATCTACC TCACCTCCCAGAACGAGAAGACCGCACTCCTCGGCAAGACCAAGCAGGACTACGCATCCATCCTCCGCTGGATGTCCTTTGCCAACACCGAGCTCCTCCCCGGCCTCGCTGGCTGGTTCCGTCCGCTGCTTGGCAAGGACGCTTACAACAAGAAGAACATCGAGGACTCCAAGAAGCGCACCCAGAACAACATCAAGGTCCTCGAAGACCACCTCTTGGTCAACACCTACCTCGTTGGCGAGCGTCTCACCCTCGCCGACATTTTCACCGCCGCCATCGTTGCACGTGGCTACGACTACGTCTTCGACAAGGCATGGCGCGCACAGAACCCAACCGTCACTCGATGGTTCGAGACTGTAGCCAACCAGGAAATTTACAAGGCTGTTGCCGGTGAACTCAAGTTCATTGAGAAGGCCATCCCAGACACTCCACCAAAGAAGGAGAAGGAGGATAAGCCAAAGGCTGAGCAGTCAAAGAAgcaggagaagaagaaggaggtCGCGGAAGAGGAGGAGGATGAGCCAGTTGAGAAGCCAAAGGCCAAGCACCCTCTCGAGGCACTACCAAAGGCAACCTTCGTCCTCGACGACTGGAAGCGCAAGTACTCCAACGAAGAGACCCGTGAGGTCGCTCTTCCTTGGTTCTGGGAGAACGTCAACTTCGAGGAGTACTCCATCTGGCGTGTCGACTACAAGTACAACGACGAGCTCACCATGACCTTCATGACGAGCAACCTGGTCGGTGGTTTCTTCGCCCGTCTCGAGGCCAGCCGCAAGTACCTCTTCGGTGCCGCGTCCGTCTTTGGCGTTACCAACGACAGCGTCGTTCGTGGTGCCTTTGTCGTCCGCGGCCAGGAGGCCCTCCCAGCTTTCGATGTCGCACCAGACTACGAGAGCTACGAGTTCACCAAGCTCGACCCGACCAAGAAGGACGACCAGGAGTTTGTCAACGACATGTGGGCGTGGGACAAGCCAATCGATGTCAACGGCAAGCCATACGAGTGGGCTGACGGCAAGGTCTTCAAGTAA
- a CDS encoding Zinc-type alcohol dehydrogenase-like protein, with amino-acid sequence MPKALVIEKVEGKPGKVYYPLKTIEQPTPQPKDNDLVVKITHAALNHRDLFIRQGLYGAIGFGVPLLADGCGVVVQTGNKAKAWQGKRVILNPGHGWKDHPDGPESVKGYAILGGTKLNPLGTAAEVLCIDASEVEEAPSHLTSAEAAALPLAGLTAWRAVMTKSQAAKKGNNILVTGIGGGVAVMALLYAVAVGANVYVSSGSQEKIEKAKQLGAKGGVNYKEKDWDKKLAAALEKDTGRKKLDAIIDGAGGDIAQIGAKLLKDGGVIAQYGMTVGPKMTWIMPDVLKNIELRGSTMGSRKEFADLVKFVGEKGLKPLVSRTVQGIENIKDIDSLFEDMNKGTQLGKLVIEIAKDDGGGKSKL; translated from the coding sequence ATGCCCAAAGCCCTCGTAATCGAAAAGGTCGAAGGCAAGCCCGGGAAAGTCTACTACCCTCTCAAGACCATCGAGCAGCCCACCCCACAACCAAAGGACAACGACCTCGTAGTGAAAATCACCCACGCCGCCCTCAACCATCGCGATCTCTTCATCCGTCAAGGTCTCTATGGTGCCATTGGCTTCGGCGTTCCTCTCCTCGCCGATGGCTGCGGAGTAGTAGTGCAGACCGGCAACAAAGCAAAAGCATGGCAAGGCAAGCGTGTCATCCTCAATCCAGGACACGGATGGAAGGATCACCCTGATGGCCCAGAGTCGGTCAAGGGATATGCCATCTTGGGAGGCACGAAGTTGAACCCGCTCGGCACTGCGGCGGAGGTGCTGTGTATCGATGCTAGTGAGGTTGAGGAGGCACCAAGCCATTTGACATCTGCTGAGGCAGCCGCACTCCCCCTCGCAGGACTCACCGCATGGAGGGCCGTTATGACAAAGAGCCAAGCCGCGAAGAAAGGGAACAACATCCTCGTCACCGGAATCGGAGGCGGCGTCGCAGTCATGGCACTTCTATACGCAGTAGCAGTCGGCGCAAACGTCTACGTCTCCTCCGGCTCACAGGAGAAAATCGAGAAAGCGAAACAACTCGGCGCAAAAGGCGGCGTGAACTACAAGGAGAAAGACTGGGACAAGAAACTCGCCGCTGCACTCGAAAAAGACACCGGCAGGAAAAAGCTGGACGCCATCATCGACGGTGCGGGTGGAGACATTGCACAAATTGGCGCGAAGCTCCTGAAAGATGGCGGCGTGATTGCACAGTATGGTATGACGGTGGGACCGAAGATGACGTGGATTATGCCGGATGTGCTCAAGAATATTGAGCTGAGGGGTAGCACAATGGGGTCGAGGAAGGAGTTTGCGGATCTGGTGAAGTTTGTGGGCGAGAAGGGGCTGAAGCCGTTGGTCAGCAGGACGGTGCAGGGGATTGAGAATATTAAGGATATTGATAGTCTTTTTGAGGATATGAACAAGGGAACTCAGCTCGGCAAGCTTGTGATTGAGATTGCGAAGGATGACGGTGGAGGCAAGAGTAAGCTGTAG
- a CDS encoding 37S ribosomal protein S9, mitochondrial: protein MESNLVRNGCRRAVAVCQTASRRRTIHQSSRCRATPIERQGDIKAAPPVRLNKDPNQFGRGRPRAQLVENEDSRNDPESRQRAMLRRIRIVPASPSYFTATPKYTDDLLELTALLRKYQTLPTLPRGEAPSVRWKSRDLYKIETQENVRAKSYNTLVELLKRLNYIHPSLIPAEVTEALDRYKRLVQPHLNTPNPIVIDQYGRAKAVGRRKSSKAAVYLVEGDGQCLINGKKLTDFFGRMHDRESAVWALKATQRLDKYNVWALVKGGGTTGQAEAITLGVAKALLAHEPALKPALRRAGVVKRDPRRVERKKPGKLKARKMPAWVKR from the exons ATGGAGTCGAATCTCGTGCGCAATGGCTGTCGGCGGGCTGTTGCAGTATGCCAGACTGCGTCAAGGCGGCGAACGATACATCAGTCCAGCAGATGTCGGGCAACGCCCATTGAACGCCAGGGAGACATCAAAGCAGCACCACCCGTACGACTCAACAAGGACCCGAATCAATTCGGACGAGGCAGACCGCGAGCACAGCTGGTAGAGAACGAGGACTCCCGCAACGACCCCGAATCACGCCAACGGGCTATGCTCAGACGAATCCGCATTGTCCCAGCATCGCCCTCGTACTTCACAGCAACGCCAAAGTACACAGACGATCTGCTGGAGCTCACAGCACTGCTGCGGAAATATCAAACACTGCCGACATTACCTCGAGGAGAAGCGCCCAGCGTACGATGGAAGTCACGAGACCTGTACAAGATCGAGACGCAGGAGAATGTCCGAGCAAAGTCCTACAACACGCTAGTCGAGCTGCTCAAGCGTCTGAATTACATCCATCCCTCTTTGATACCTGCCGAAGTGACGGAAGCCCTGGATAGGTACAAGCGCCTGGTGCAGCCACATCTGAACACACCAAATCCAATTGTCATTGATCAGTATGGGAGAGCAAAGGCAGTGGGCAGAAGAAAGTCCAGCAAAGCAGCAGTGTATCTCGTGGAAGGTGATGGACAATGTCTGATCAATGGTAAGAAGTTGACAGACTTCTTCGGGCGTATGCATGATCGGGAGAGTGCAGTGTGGGCATTGAAGGCGACGCAAAGGTTAGATAAGTACAATGTTTGGGCGTTGGTGAAGGGAGGTGGCACAACAGGACAGGCTGAGGCGATTACATTGGGTGTCGCGAAGGCTCTGCTGGCACATGAGCCGGCATTGAAGCCGGCGTTGAGGAGAG CCGGCGTTGTAAAGCGCGACCCAAGAAGAGTCGAGAGAAAGAAACCTGGCAAGCTGAAGGCACGAAAGATGCCCGCCTGGGTCAAGCGTTAG